ATCGTGCGCATTAACTCTACAAAGCATGGGTTTAAAAGTCGCGTTGGTCGAGGCTCTAGATAAAATTGGCGGTCGTGCTTATGTTGAATGCAAGCAAGATTTTAAATTTGATCGCGGACCGACAATTATTACTGCTCCATTTTTAATTGATGATATCTTTTCGATGTCAGGTGCGAATAGAGCCGATTATTGTGAGTTTATACCTGTTGATCCATTTTATAAAGTGATTTTTGATGATGGTACCAGTATTTCGCATTATAACTCAGAAGAAAAATTTTATAATGAAATTCTTAATGTTAGTGCAGATGATTTGCAGGGTGTGAAAAATTTTTTTTTGCATGCAGAAAAAATTTTTCAAAAGGGATTTATTGAGTTAGGTGATAAAAATTTTTCTGGATTGATAAGTATGTTGGGTGTGGCTCCACAATTGCTAAAGTTGCACGCCATTCGTCCTGTGTATTCTATGGTATCCAAATATGTAAAAAACGAAAAAATAAAACAGTTTTTAAGTTTTCACCCTTTGCTAATTGGTGGCAGTCCTTTTCGTGCATCTGCTGTGTACAGTTTGATTAATAAATTGGAAAGAGCCTATGGCGTATATCATGCTGTCGGAGGAATGCACAAACTTGCAGAAGCATTTCGCAAACGTTTTGAAGAGCTAGGCGGAGAAGTATTTTTATCATCGCCAGTTTCTGCTGTCGATAAATTGCCTTCTGGGTTATTTGAAATACAAACTCCTAATCAAGTTTTTTATTCTGAGAGAATAGTTGCAAATGCAGATATGCATCGTTTTGTGAAAACTGTGTTGAGGGGTGATGCCTATCCCAAAAAATTGTCAAAAAAATTAGAGAAAGCAGATCTTAGTATGTCTGCATTCTTATTGTATTTAGGCACAAATAAACAATGGCCAAATATGTGTCAACATTCAATAATACTTGGACCAAGATATAAAGAACTGATTCATGATATTTTTATTAAAAAAATTGAATTTGAAGATTTTAGTCTTTACCTTCATATCCCAACTCGCTCTGATGCGTCTTTAGCTCCACAAGGAGGGGAAGTTATTTATGCGTTGGTGCCAGTAGCAAATCTTAATAGTAATACCAATTGGGATGAGTACAAATTGACAATGGCAGAGCGCGTAAAATCTTTTTTAGAAGAGCGTTTTATGCCTGGGTTAAGATCTTCAATTGTAGTTGAAAGTGTATTTACTCCTAAAGATTTTGATTTAACTTTAAGAAGTCATTTAGGCAATGCTTTTGGTTTAGAGCCTTGGATTTTGCAAAGCGCAGGGTTTAGGCCGTCAAACGTATCGTCAGAAGTAGATGGTCTTTATTTTGTTGGTGCCAACACTCAGCCAGGAGCTGGCTTACCAGGCGTTATTTTAAGTTCACGAATCACTTGTAGACTACTTGCCAATGATATGGGTTCTATAAAAATGCCTTCTTTGTTAAGTAAACTTCCTACGGCATTTAATTATGTTAATAACAATTAGTATGTGATTTATCTTTTTAAGGATACGAATATTATTATGAAATTAAGTTCTTGTCCTATATGTTCGAATAATAAATCAGAGTTTCAAATAGCAACCTCTGCACACCTTTCAAATGTGCAGCAACAGTTTGAGTTTAGAAAATGTTTGTTCTGCACAACAATTTTTTTAGCAAATCCACCAGATGATTCACAGATAAAATTATTTTATGAAAATGATTATTTGCCTTATGGTTCTTCAGATTATTGGGGTAAATACTCTCGGTTTGTAAATCTATGGCAAAAAAAGCTTGATCGTAAAAGAATGAATTTAGTACTTAAGTATTATAAAGTAAAAAATTCTTCTACAAAAGTTTTAGACTTTGGTTGTGGATGTCCAACATTTTTAGAGTTGCTTGAAAAAAATAAGGAATTTCAATGTTTTGGTTATGACTTTTCTGATAATGGTTGGAAAAATCAATTGCAAAGATTTAAAAAAATAAAACTATTTTTTGGGGAGTTTAATCAGTTATTCGATGCAGGTCCATTTAATATTATAACTCTTTGGCATAGTTTGGAGCATCATTTTCAACCACAGCAGTTATTGAATAATCTTTATAATTCTGCTGATTCTGATGCGCTTCTTATAATAGAAGTTCCTAATTTTAATTCTATTTTAAGAAAATTGCAAAAAAAATATTGGGCTGGTTACCATACGCCGAGGCATAGTGTCGTATTTGATTCTAATACTATTTCGTATCTGTTAGAAAAATCAGGATGGAAAATTATTAAAATCAAAAAATATGGCACTTTAGATAGTTTTACAATGTGGTGGCTAGGATTTTTTGAAAAAAATAGAGAGAAAAAGACTAGAAATTTATCAATAAATACTATTTTTTTGCATTTATTATTTTTTAAAATATTGTTATTTCCATTGTTTATGTTAGAAAAAATTTTGGGTTTTGGTGTCATGATAGTAATTTGTAGAAAAATTTAACTTTAAATGATTTGGATTTATTTAAAATGAATAAGACAAAAATTTCCGCGGTTTGCAAGGGGTTGGTTTTTAATAATTCAAGCTTTGTGTTTAGTTCTATTTTATATGTTATAAGTATTTTAATTATTTTTTATAATGTAAATAACTCAATATTGGATAATTTATTTTTTTCAATAATTTTATCTTTCTTCGCAACTTTTTTTATAAATAAATTATTATTATTATACAATATTAAGTTTCGACTTTTTTTAAATTATTTTTTGCCAATTGCAATTGGTGCTATTTATTATTTTGCAACAAAAAATTATTATACAAGCAATAAATATCTTTTTTTTGGGGGCTTAATTTTTGTTTTTTTGTTATTAAGTAATTTATTTGAATATCTTAATTTTAAAAACAATTTAAGTTATATTTATAAGAAATTATTATTTTTGCAGAATTTGTTGTTTTCTTTTTTAATTTCAGGAGTTATTTTTTTAGGTATTTTTATTTCATTAGGTTCGATTGAGCATTTATTTGATTTTAATTTTTTTAATGATAAAATTGCCAGGTTTCTTTTTTCTACATTTTTATATGTTAGTGTTTTAATATTTATTGTTTTATCTTCTTTTGTGCAAAAATATAACAAATATTTATTAAAATATTTAAATTTTTCTATTGTTTATTTAATATCTCCGCTGCTCTTAATTTATACAACTATTTTGTATATTTATTTTATTAAGATTATTAAAGAATGGCAATTGCCCAATGGTGAAGTTGCATGGATGGTTACCACACTATGCGTTTTTTCCTTATTGAGTGTGGTATATTTGAAATCTATAAAATTTACAGATAAATACAATTATTTGAGAGTTTATGTTAAGTATTTTCCTTTTTTATTATTGCCACTTCTCGTCTTACTTTTTTTAAGTGTCTTTGTTAGAATTGAATTTTATGGTATAACAGAACACAGGTATTTTCTTTGTTTATTTGCAACCTGGTTTTTATTTTCTTTTATTTATATTGGTTTTATAAAAGACTTTAAAATTAAAGCACTTATTAGTTCTTTATTATTTTTATTTGCGTTATCACTTATTAGTCCTTGGAATGCATTTAGAATATCTAAAAACAGTCAGCAAGAACGTTTGCAAAATGTGTTATCTAAAAATCAAATATCAATTAAACAAAATAAAGTACAAACTGCTCATAAATTAAGTCAGCAAGATTTAATTCTTTTAAGTTCAGTCTTTGATTACCTCATCAAGAATCATGGTATTGAAACCTTAAATTTTATATTTGATGAGACAGCCTTGTCTGATTATATGCAACAATATAAAAAACAAAATTTTTTTGAAGAGCATTTGATATCAGAAGCAATGATGAAGACATTAAACCTCAGGTATGTTCCTCAGTATTTGAGAAATAAAAAAGAAGCAAATTTTTACTGGAATTTAGAAAGTAATTTTAGCAAGCTGAATATTGCGGGATCAAAAAGTTTTGCACCGTTTGATTTTTATTCAAACTCTAAAAGTATTAAATATGAGCAACTTGAACTCTCTTTTGATGAAGCGCTATTTCAACTTGTCATTAAAAATGACAATACAGTTTTAGGTCAAATTTCTCTAAAAGAATTAACACAAAAAGCAAGTCAATATAAGTCTGAAGATAATAAAAACTTTATACCATCAGATGTTATGCTAATTGATTTTAATAAAAATAAATTTCATATTAAGATATGGATTCAAAACCTCGTCAGCACCCAAACTGGGGACAATTTTAAAGAATCAGAAATAAATGGTATTGTCTTTTTCTATTAAGATTTCTAGGAATACTTTGCCTTGTATCAATATTTTGACGTTTTGGTTTGACAATTTCTAATTTTGTTAAGCTTAGCTTATAGTGCGATGTGTTGTCACATCGCTATTTTGTTTGCTCACCAAGATGTAAAACCTTTTTAAATTCATCATATGTCGGTGTTTTTTCAAAGGTTTCTCTGTTTTTAAGATCGATTCCTTGCAAATAGTGTTGCAACAAGTCACCAGCAAGCCACATGCCAAAAATTGGCGGCAAATAGCTAATAGTGCCAAGCATGACTCTTTTATGTTGGCATGCACCAAACTCTTTTTGAATGGTTGGACAGATGCAAAGCCACTCTGTTCCAGGAACTGCCTGTTCTGGCTCTATGGCTTCTTCTGTTGAATAAACTACTCTCACTCCTTCAGTTATGCCTATTTCGCGAAGCTTGATTCTGACTTGTTTTGCAAACCGATCAACTTTTGTCTCAGAAATGTCAGCACATTTTATTTGGGAAGGGTCTAAGCGGCTTGCAGACCCCATAGAACTCCAAACTGGAATATTAAGATTTTTGCAGCGAGCGATGAGATCAACCTTTGGAATAAGAGTATCAATACAATCAATCACTGCATCCACTTTTTTATTTGCAAGTCTTTCAGCCTCTTCAAAAATAAAGTTTTGCTTATCTGGATGATGGTGTTCGGCAATTGCATGATACTGGCCGTGGGGATTGATTTTTTTTAATCTCTCTACCATAAGAGCAACTTTTTTTTGCCCGACTGTGTCTGTAAATGCATGAATTTGTCTGTTTACATTGGTAACACATACTTCATCGTGGTCAACCAATGTTACATGACCAACAGCAGCCCGTGCAATTGCCTCGGCAGCAAACCCTCCAACTCCCCCAGCTCCGACAATAAGAACATGTAAATTTTTAAAACGGTTTAATCCTTCTCTGCCCACTAAAAGCTCGAGCCTACTAAAACGATGATTACGAAAAGCCATTATTTATCCTTGTCACTTAAGCAAACAAAAAACATAGTTCCAGACATCATTTCATAGATATTTTTTTTGATTTAATCTAGTAAAAATTGAATAACTTAGATTTTTTGCAATAACTTTAATATAGTAAATTAAGAGAGTTATCCAAGAAGGTTTTGCATCGATTTTTGAGCGTTATGTTTTTTTACACCTTTGAAAGTTCTGAACACTATAATGGAAGCGCCAACTAAAAAGGACATAATTGAAAAAGGCCACCCTATAAATGGAATAAAGCCAAATATCCAAGATAATACGAAAAAAATTGATGAGAACCAAAAAGTCTGTATTTGCCAACGCAAATGGGAATCGATCCATTTTGAAGGAGAGCGCATTCTTGCAAAGTAAGACATAAATAAAGGGATTAAAGAAAATAGCCCAGCCGAAAACACAAATACGACTTGCAGAATATAAACTAAAAGGACAAAATTTTTAAGTGTATTTTCTGATTGCGAGCTAGGTTGTGTGTGGTTGTAAGATTCACGATGAAACATATTCTTCCTCGGATAATGCAGAAGTTGCCCCTAAATGTCTGTTATTATACTTAGATTCATGGGGTTTGGAAAGTATTTCTGACAGTTTTTCCATTTCTTCTGATAAGAATTTAAACGCTCCAAGCAAGCTCCATTTTTCGGATTGTTCAAGTTCATTTAAGTTTAAGTTTTCTAATTGATACTTTATTTTTTCAAAATTATCAGTAATGCTTTTTATATTTTTTTTGTTGCTATGTTGTTGAGGTGCTTTTGTATCTTTTAGTACAGTTCCAGTAATAATGTTTCTTAATGATTTTACACTGACATTACTTGGGAGTTGCTCTATAATTTTAATTCTTTCTTGAGTTGGTACCGATAGCAATGCTTTAAAGTGTTCAAAACCAAAATCTGTTCTACGATAGGTTGTCACATCAAATTCTTCTGAAACGCGAATATATTGATTTGCAGTTGTGTAGTACATGTTTAGATGTTCTTCACAAAATAGCTTCCAGCCATTTTTATTGCTTGCATAAAATCTGTCTTTAATTTCTGCAATCATTTTTCCTTTTAGAAAAAAAGCTTCTGTTTGCGCATTATCGATTCGATTCAGAAATGAAATGTATTCATTTTTGTTCCATGTATTTCTTTCTACTTTTTGGGCATCAAATTGATACTGAATTTTTGTTACTGTATACGCAAGGTCTTTTTTTTCTACGTGATGTTCATTTTTTATAACTTCGAGTGAATTGATTGGCGCGCTAGAAACAGTAGGCTCTAATATTTCTGTATTTGCACTGGTCATTGCTGTCGTATCAATTTTAGAATCAGCGTTTTTAATTTC
This region of Spirobacillus cienkowskii genomic DNA includes:
- a CDS encoding class I SAM-dependent methyltransferase; amino-acid sequence: MKLSSCPICSNNKSEFQIATSAHLSNVQQQFEFRKCLFCTTIFLANPPDDSQIKLFYENDYLPYGSSDYWGKYSRFVNLWQKKLDRKRMNLVLKYYKVKNSSTKVLDFGCGCPTFLELLEKNKEFQCFGYDFSDNGWKNQLQRFKKIKLFFGEFNQLFDAGPFNIITLWHSLEHHFQPQQLLNNLYNSADSDALLIIEVPNFNSILRKLQKKYWAGYHTPRHSVVFDSNTISYLLEKSGWKIIKIKKYGTLDSFTMWWLGFFEKNREKKTRNLSINTIFLHLLFFKILLFPLFMLEKILGFGVMIVICRKI
- a CDS encoding phytoene desaturase family protein, whose protein sequence is MKKFDVVVVGAGFGGLSCALTLQSMGLKVALVEALDKIGGRAYVECKQDFKFDRGPTIITAPFLIDDIFSMSGANRADYCEFIPVDPFYKVIFDDGTSISHYNSEEKFYNEILNVSADDLQGVKNFFLHAEKIFQKGFIELGDKNFSGLISMLGVAPQLLKLHAIRPVYSMVSKYVKNEKIKQFLSFHPLLIGGSPFRASAVYSLINKLERAYGVYHAVGGMHKLAEAFRKRFEELGGEVFLSSPVSAVDKLPSGLFEIQTPNQVFYSERIVANADMHRFVKTVLRGDAYPKKLSKKLEKADLSMSAFLLYLGTNKQWPNMCQHSIILGPRYKELIHDIFIKKIEFEDFSLYLHIPTRSDASLAPQGGEVIYALVPVANLNSNTNWDEYKLTMAERVKSFLEERFMPGLRSSIVVESVFTPKDFDLTLRSHLGNAFGLEPWILQSAGFRPSNVSSEVDGLYFVGANTQPGAGLPGVILSSRITCRLLANDMGSIKMPSLLSKLPTAFNYVNNN
- a CDS encoding DUF4153 domain-containing protein, producing the protein MNKTKISAVCKGLVFNNSSFVFSSILYVISILIIFYNVNNSILDNLFFSIILSFFATFFINKLLLLYNIKFRLFLNYFLPIAIGAIYYFATKNYYTSNKYLFFGGLIFVFLLLSNLFEYLNFKNNLSYIYKKLLFLQNLLFSFLISGVIFLGIFISLGSIEHLFDFNFFNDKIARFLFSTFLYVSVLIFIVLSSFVQKYNKYLLKYLNFSIVYLISPLLLIYTTILYIYFIKIIKEWQLPNGEVAWMVTTLCVFSLLSVVYLKSIKFTDKYNYLRVYVKYFPFLLLPLLVLLFLSVFVRIEFYGITEHRYFLCLFATWFLFSFIYIGFIKDFKIKALISSLLFLFALSLISPWNAFRISKNSQQERLQNVLSKNQISIKQNKVQTAHKLSQQDLILLSSVFDYLIKNHGIETLNFIFDETALSDYMQQYKKQNFFEEHLISEAMMKTLNLRYVPQYLRNKKEANFYWNLESNFSKLNIAGSKSFAPFDFYSNSKSIKYEQLELSFDEALFQLVIKNDNTVLGQISLKELTQKASQYKSEDNKNFIPSDVMLIDFNKNKFHIKIWIQNLVSTQTGDNFKESEINGIVFFY
- a CDS encoding tRNA threonylcarbamoyladenosine dehydratase, whose protein sequence is MAFRNHRFSRLELLVGREGLNRFKNLHVLIVGAGGVGGFAAEAIARAAVGHVTLVDHDEVCVTNVNRQIHAFTDTVGQKKVALMVERLKKINPHGQYHAIAEHHHPDKQNFIFEEAERLANKKVDAVIDCIDTLIPKVDLIARCKNLNIPVWSSMGSASRLDPSQIKCADISETKVDRFAKQVRIKLREIGITEGVRVVYSTEEAIEPEQAVPGTEWLCICPTIQKEFGACQHKRVMLGTISYLPPIFGMWLAGDLLQHYLQGIDLKNRETFEKTPTYDEFKKVLHLGEQTK